The Malaclemys terrapin pileata isolate rMalTer1 chromosome 7, rMalTer1.hap1, whole genome shotgun sequence nucleotide sequence cctgcataaggaccgccgcttaagatctgtaactgccctcccccgccacaaagtcacagagcaacccaccccccaccacataacatgaaaacaacctcccagactaaccagggtaactagtcactgcatcactgcactgtgtatgtgccctgctgctgtgcctgcccccgcctatgtaccctgccaaaggcgactgtcctgtccaattaccaaccccctttcccctcctcctccaaaagaacatcattgaaacagtacttaacatgaacgtattttttattatcaactacacatggaactgggaggtgaaacttggacgggggcttgtgtcaggcgggaaggaaagaacttttcaagttttggggaatgagagccttctggtactagagctctctgcagggatggagtgagagttagcacggactctgccgcctctccttctttgcactttgggtgaggtgggtatgggacttggtggcgggggagggcggttagagatggactgcagcggggctctgtcctcctgcctccgttcctgcagaacatccacaaggcgccggagcgtgtctgtttgctccctcagtagtccaagcagcgtttgagtcgcctgctggtcttcctgccgccacctctcctcccgatccatgtttgcttgctgcatttgggacaagttctcccgccactgggtctgctgtgctgcctgggcttgggaacaggccataagttcagagaacatgtcctcccgtgtcctcttcttcctatgcctaatcttcgctagcctctgggagtgtgatgccaggctaggttgtgagacagtcgcagatgtggctgtgggaatgggaaaaagggagtgaattcctcagaaagataaatgtagttgtgaacaaagaacatagtctttctctgtgaacaagaccatgcacagcacctatcacatgcgcactcagcacaaggtcgaattctcggccttcgcattcagtgcctggggtcttccacagcacatttgagaagcggggcagcacaacggaatttctgttgcaggcagacatggtaagccgtagacttgtggcagtttaaaacttttatattaccactggcctcatttcacatttaaagcaatgtcagtccctgctgccagcaatccggcaagcgggaactctgcccctgtcccaccccctcgcggctgtccccaggaatgatccctttcggcagcccctctcccgcctccaccgcgtggctgcaaaccagcggttacagttctgtaaaggaacgagcaagcagtcccaacactaacattcccctacctaattcaaagcaggtcaccatgggcgacatcaccctgatgaggatctctgacagcgagagagagagaa carries:
- the LOC128839962 gene encoding uncharacterized protein LOC128839962; translated protein: MLADGEDEEGDEEGEAVGSAQNTDFPDSQDLFITLTEIPYEASPAVTPDTESGEGSATTSATVSQPSLASHSQRLAKIRHRKKRTREDMFSELMACSQAQAAQQTQWRENLSQMQQANMDREERWRQEDQQATQTLLGLLREQTDTLRRLVDVLQERRQEDRAPLQSISNRPPPPPSPIPTSPKVQRRRGGRVRANSHSIPAESSSTRRLSFPKT